In Electrophorus electricus isolate fEleEle1 chromosome 6, fEleEle1.pri, whole genome shotgun sequence, a single genomic region encodes these proteins:
- the htr3a gene encoding 5-hydroxytryptamine receptor 3A — translation MKTLALWTALSVCMCGAVKACSVKKLGSNTGRFANATLVRLSEFLSAGYKKGVRPVKDWRYSTMVSIDLMVYSILNVDEKNQVLTTYVWYRQQWTDEFLVWNPEDFDDVKQISMPTANVWVPDIVINEFVDVGKSPDIPYVYVRSDGLVQNYKPIQVVTACSLNIYNFPFDVQNCSLTFQSWLHTINDINITLMRSPEEVKVDKTVFMNQGEWELLHILSKYKSFSVDNDDYYAEMKFHVVIRRRPLFYTVNLLLPSIFLMVMDIVGFYLPPDSGERVSFKITLLLGYSVFLIIVSDTLPATAIGTPLIGVYFVVCMALLVISLTETVLIVRLVHKQDLQSHVPQWVKHLVLDKATMLLCIRNRMSCSLLARDSDLARYKENNMNTVRCNHHCETSRDMERGLGVGLPVRDTTPPVMDNILHEVSSIRQFLEKREACRDIAKDWLQVGYVLDVLLFRVYLLAMLAYSITLGTLWSVWQYA, via the exons ATGAAAACTTTAGCACTCTGGACTGCGCTcagcgtgtgcatgtgtggcgCGGTAAAAGCTTGCTCAG TTAAAAAGCTGGGAAGTAACACCGGGAGATTTGCCAATGCCACTTTAGTCCGACTGTCGGAGTTTTTAAGCGCTGGATACAAGAAAGGAGTTCGACCAGTAAAAGACTGGCGGTATTCGACAATGGTATCCATAGACTTGATGGTCTATTCTATTCTGAATGTG GATGAGAAGAACCAGGTTTTGACAACATACGTGTGGTACAGACAG CAATGGACAGATGAATTCCTTGTGTGGAATCCAGAAGATTTTGATGATGTCAAACAAATCTCTATGCCTACGGCAAATGTCTGGGTACCTGACATTGTCATCAATGAGTT TGTGGATGTTGGAAAGTCTCCAGACATtccgtatgtgtatgtgagaagtGATGGTCTGGTGCAGAACTATAAGCCCATCCAAGTGGTGACTGCTTGCTCCCTCAACATCTACAACTTCCCATTCGACGTTCAGAATTGCAGCCTGACCTTCCAGAGCTGGCTGCACACTA TTAATGACATAAACATCACGCTAATGAGGAGCCCGGAGGAAGTGAAGGTGGATAAGACAGTGTTCATGAACCAGGGAGAGTGGGAGCTGCTGCACATCCTCTCCAAATACAAGTCCTTCAGCGTGGACAACGACGACTACTATGCCGAGATGAAGTTCCAT GTGGTGATTCGGCGCAGGCCTCTCTTCTACACTGTCAATCTGCTCCTGCCGAGCATATTCCTGATGGTAATGGACATAGTGGGCTTTTACCTGCCTCCAGACAGCGGAGAGAGGGTTTCCTTCaagatcacactgctgctgggctACTCGGTCTTCCTCATCATCGTCTCTGACACTTTGCCAGCCACTGCTATTGGCACCCCACTCATTG GTGTGTACTTTGTCGTGTGCATGGCCCTGTTGGTGATCAGCCTGACAGAGACGGTGCTGATCGTCAGGCTGGTGCATAAGCAGGACCTGCAGTCTCATGTGCCGCAGTGGGTCAAGCACCTGGTGCTGGACAAGGCCACCATGCTGCTCTGCATCCGCAACAGGATGTCATGCTCCCTGCTGGCTCGCGACTCCGACCTGGCACGCTACAAGGAGAACAACATGAACACAG TCCGCTGCAACCACCACTGTGAGACCTCCAGAGACATGGAGAGGGGCCTGGGCGTTGGCCTGCCTGTGCGGGACACCACTCCTCCAGTCATGGACAACATCCTGCACGAGGTCTCCTCCATCCGCCAGTTCCTGGAGAAGCGGGAGGCATGCCGCGACATCGCCAAGGACTGGCTGCAGGTGGGCTATGTGCTGGACGTGCTCCTCTTCAGGGTCTACCTGCTGGCTATGCTAGCCTACAGCATCACCCTGGGCACGTTGTGGTCCGTCTGGCAGTACGCCTGA
- the htr3b gene encoding 5-hydroxytryptamine receptor 3B, with product MSVNFLLCVLLSAICQADSAPEKPKRSALNQLTRTLLRRYDCGVRPVLNWTSPTVVFIDLIIQSVLEVDGQTQKVTTSIWYRQIWKDEFLVWDPEEFDGITEISLSSDAIWVPDIIISEFVDEGRSPAIPYVYVNSSGTVKNYKPIQVVSACDLEIYAFPFDKQNCTLTFRSWLHSVSEVDLALWRTAEDIANDTREFMNDGEWELLSVPSHYWKLNLADRDYAHIQFNVLIRRRPLLYVVSLLIPSIFLMVVDVISFYLPPNSGTRITFKTSILLGYTVFRVNLMDEIPATAIKTPLIGIFFAVCMALLVLSLAKSIFIVKLLHHSEKEVKEMSISACLLDKYGSTDQTFSESLFTSVRTLDDIDHSGGYEFDLSPETDLLSLTEAPDSVPQLEKVLQEMVSLRLHLQEEENDGVAQAEWLALCYKVDKFLFRIYLLILLVYSSTLLLLWSSWSSA from the exons ATGTCTGTCAACTTCCTGCTGTGTGTACTTCTCTCAG CGATTTGCCAGGCTGATTCAGCACCAGAGAAGCCCAAGAGGTCTGCCTTGAACCAGCTGACCCGGACACTGCTACGCAGGTATGACTGCGGTGTCCGACCCGTCCTGAACTGGACCAGCCCCACTGTGGTCTTTATCGACCTCATTATCCAGTCTGTTCTAGAAGTG GATGGACAGACCCAAAAAGTGACAACAAGTATTTGGTATCGCCAA ATCTGGAAAGATGAGTTTCTTGTATGGGATCCTGAGGAATTTGATGGAATCACAGAAATATCCCTTTCTTCTGATGCTATTTGGGTGCCCGATATCATCATCAGTGAATT TGTGGATGAGGGCAGATCTCCCGCCATCCCATATGTGTACGTGAACTCCTCTGGAACAGTGAAGAACTACAAACCCATTCAGGTGGTCTCAGCCTGTGACTTGGAGATTTATGCCTTTCCCTTTGACAAGCAGAACTGCACTCTGACCTTCCGCAGCTGGCTTCATTCAG TGAGTGAAGTGGACCTGGCCCTGTGGAGGACTGCTGAGGACATTGCCAACGACACCAGGGAGTTCATGAACGATGGAGAGTGGGAGCTACTCTCAGTGCCCTCTCATTACTGGAAATTGAACTTGGCTGACAGGGACTACGCACACATTCAGTTTAAT GTGTTGATCCGCCGGCGCCCCCTGCTGTATGTGGTGAGTTTACTCATTCCCAGCATCTTTCTCATGGTAGTGGATGTCATCAGTTTCTACCTGCCACCAAACAGTGGCACCCGCATCACCTTCAAAACCAGCATTCTGCTGGGCTACACAGTGTTCAGGGTGAATCTGATGGATGAGATCCCTGCTACAGCTATCAAAACACCACTTATTG gtattttctttgctgtttgtATGGCTCTCCTGGTTCTCAGTCTGGCCAAGTCAATTTTTATAGTGAAGCTTCTGCATCACAGTGAGAAAGAGGTAAAGGAGATGTCCATCTCTGCCTGCTTGCTGGACAAGTATGGTTCGACCGACCAGACCTTCAGTGAGAGTCTGTTCACCTCTGTGAGGACCCTGGATGACATAGATCATTcaggag GCTATGAGTTTGATCTCTCACCTGAGACAGACCTGCTCTCTCTGACAGAGGCCCCAGATAGTGTTCCGCAGCTGGAGAAGGTCTTACAGGAGATGGTCTCCCTCCGGCTTCacctgcaggaggaggagaacgaTGGTGTGGCTCAGGCAGAATGGCTGGCACTCTGTTACAAAGTGGACAAGTTCTTGTTCCGCATTTATCTGCTCATCCTGCTTGTCTACTCCAGCACTCTGCTACTGTTGTGGAGCAGCTGGAGCTCAGCCTGA
- the usp28 gene encoding ubiquitin carboxyl-terminal hydrolase 28 — MRVEQDCENGENSANSNQILLNQLREITGIRDLKVLESALKASQGDISHAVGFLTTQSPQEEQACEEPSTANHHREASDTHGSPAKDDLQTAIELSLQESQQAEAEEMEFHRALEASAEENATQVKRKRDEVSGETCSPADWIRQEGWPVGIRNVGNTCWFSAVIQSLFHLPVFRRLVLNYCLSERVLEKCKSHSEKRNIAFMQELRCLFALMVGSNRRFVDPSAAVELLRDAFRTSEAQQDVSEFTHKLLDWLEDAFQLAANGSNPGDKQDNPMVQLFYGTFVAQRVHEGTTLSTIEQFGQYPLQVNGFNNLDECLEGAMVAGVIESLHCDQTVSSGQERWFSKLPPVLTFELSRFEFNQSLGRPEKIHKKLEFPQIIYMDRYLHKNVEQTHGRRGEVKRLKDQLTVLQQKLESYKNYGSGPTKYPLADMLQYVLEFATTKPLTTSPALLAPTNTIIPMEPSSENTSETEPDDAGSSDGPGCTLTATQRTPIHKPFTQCRPPMEGSLHPAPHNVTEEELSFVRGCLQRWRVEVENSINELKANIDKVSQALEGMFSDNSLCQVPYRLHAVLVHEGQASAGHYWAYIYDHTHKRWLKYNDVMVTESSWEELVRDSYGGMTNASAYCLMYINDRMPHLIAEDTDDETGQVLQGMDSLPSILRRYVREDNHWFQQELKEWEEQFCQVPPEGASVPTAHASISGEEPTSKPQHLKAEAPLKAEPTPEPDQEHAQVAIEEPVLEPAQKPAQDSEETVANAVALASQPSQCIAEVKGQAEEMASPRLAQGQPDETQEQSQSSFVASCGDGGKAEAETPAGCQAGGEQTGREAVSDLQSKPEGPDDPEEPEKPEGPETEAVSAEHDLAEATNRQPVSEVSEVEIPNVGKILVLSEANGYNEEVMLTPAMQGIILAIAKARQVFDNEGPEAGLIKAFHEEYSRLFELSQEETTPQQDPRLQHVLIYFFQNKAPNRVIERTLLDQFGDRNLSFDDRSISIMREARAKLRLIKPEDMDMEEYMQWHDDYSMFKTVFAYLLTGLEQYQNGKIREALIYLAHAYQDNTALIKSGEKKGVDHKLIALYRRKCLKELNKNAAMLFKSGEESDVEEGVSIMNDYVIPCMHLIVRDNVSHEDMEVIEAIRNCWCSYLEQDMNESLQEKLSEFLPRVLDCSAERVVLKEPPKVRKSPHDLCSRLAAVMESIHSTSIVTVK, encoded by the exons ATGAGAGTTGAACAAGACTGTGAAAATGGGGAAAACTCGGCAAACTCG AATCAAATACTGCTTAACCAGCTGAGGGAGATCACTGGGATTCGGGACTTGAAGGTTCTCGAGAGTGCCCTGAAA GCAAGCCAGGGTGACATTAGCCATGCTGTTGGCTTCCTTACCACACAGTCACCTCAGGAAGAGCAGGCGTGTGAGGAACCTTCTACTGCTAACCATCACAGAGAAGCCTCTGACACACATGGCA GCCCAGCTAAAGATGACCTGCAGACGGCCATTGAGCTAAGCCTGCAGGAGTCCCAGCAggctgaagcagaggagatggAGTTCCACAG GGCTCTGGAGGCCAGCGCGGAGGAAAACGCCACCCaagtgaagaggaagagggatgAGGTGTCAGGGGAGACCTGCAGCCCTGCAGACTGGATCCGACAGGAGGGCTGGCCTGTGGGCATCCGCAACGTGGGCAACACCTGCTGGTTCAGCGCTGTCATTCAG TCTCTGTTCCATCTGCCGGTGTTCCGCAGACTGGTGCTCAATTACTGCTTGTCTGAGCGCGTGCTGGAGAAATGCAAGAGCCACTCT GAGAAGAGAAACATAGCTTTCATGCAGGAGTTGCGGTGCCTCTTCGCACTCATGGTGGGCTCAAACCGCCGCTTTGTGGACCCTTCTGCTGCAGTGGAGCTTCTCAGGGATGCCTTCAGAACCAGTGAGGCACAACAG GATGTTAGTGAGTTCACACACAAGCTGCTTGACTGGCTAGAGGATGCCTTCCAGCTGGCCGCCAATGGAAG TAATCCTGGAGATAAACAGGACAACCCCATGGTTCAACTTTTCTATGGGACATTTGTAGCTCAGAGAGTTCATGAGG GCACCACTCTGTCCACCATTGAGCAGTTTGGACAGTACCCTCTACAGGTGAATGGGTTCAACAACTTGGATGAATGTTTGGAGGGAGCAATGGTGGCGGGGGTAATCGAATCCCTGCATTGTGATCAGACAGTTTCTTCTGGCCAGGAG AGATGGTTCTCAAAGTTGCCACCTGTGTTGACTTTTGAGCTCTCTAGATTTGAGTTCAATCAATCTTTAGGACGAccagaaaaaatacacaaaaaactTGAGTTCCCCCAGATTATTTATATGGACAG ATACCTTCACAAAAATGTTGAACAGACTCatggaagaagaggagaggtgaagagaCTCAAGGACCAGTTAACAGTTCTGCAGCAGAAACTTGAGAG CTACAAAAACTATGGCTCTGGGCCAACCAAATATCCACTGGCAGACATGCTACAGTATGTGCTGGAGTTCGCTACCACAAAGCCCTTGACTACGTCTCCTGCTTTGTTAGCACCTACCAACACCATTATACCCATGGAGCCCAGCTCAGAAAACACCAG CGAAACAGAACCAGATGATGCAGGCTCATCTGATGGTCCAGGCTGTACACTGACCGCTACACAGAGGACTCCCATACACAAGCCCTTCACGCAGTGCAGACCCCCCATGGAGGGCTCACTGCACCCGGCCCCCCACAACGTGACCGAAGAAGAGCTGAGCTTCGTCAGGGGCTGCCTGCAACGCTGGAGGGTCGAGGTAGAGAACAGCATAAACG AGCTGAAGGCCAACATTGACAAGGTCAGCCAGGCTCTGGAGGGCATGTTCTCAGATAACAGTTTGTGTCAG GTGCCTTATAGGCTACATGCGGTCCTGGTCCATGAAGGACAGGCTTCTGCTGGCCATTACTGGGCTTACATCTATGACCACACCCATAAACGCTGGCTCAAGTACAACGATGTCATGGTCACTGAGTCGTCCTGGGAAGAGCTAGTCCGAGATTCATATGGAGGCATGACCAACGCCAGTGCTTACTGTCTCATGTACATCAATGATAGAATGCCCCACCTCATAGCGG AGGACACAGATGATGAGACTGGACAGGTTTTGCAAGGCATGGATTCCCTTCCTTCCATCCTGCGGCGCTACGTTCGTGAGGACAACCACTGGTTCCAGCAAGAGCTAAAAGAGTGGGAAGAGCAGTTTTGTCAGGTACCTCCAGAGGGGGCGTCTGTTCCCACAGCACATGCTTCCATCAGCGGAGAGGAACCCACTTCCAAACCACAGCACCTGAAAGCAGAGGCACCTCTAAAGGCAGAGCCAACACCAGAGCCAGACCAAGAACATGCCCAGGTAGCAATTGAAGAACCAGTCTTGGAACCAGCACAGAAACCAGCCCAGGATTCAGAAG AGACTGTGGCCAATGCGGTAGCTCTTGCCTCACAACCATCACAGTGCATTGCGGAGGTAAAAGGGCAGGCTGAGGAGATGGCCTCTCCCAGACTGGCCCAGGGCCAGCCAGATGAGACGCAGGAGCAGAGTCAG AGCTCTTTTGTGGCATCTTGTGGTGATGGAGGGAAAGCAGAAGCAGAGACTCCAGCAGGCTGTCAGGCTGGTGGAGAGCAGACAGGACGAGAGGCAGTGTCGGATCTGCAGTCCAAGCCTGAGGGGCCTGATGATCCTGAGGAGCCTGAGAAGCCTGAGGGGCCTGAGACAGAGGCCGTGTCTGCAGAACACGACCTAGCTGAGGCCACAAACAGGCAGCCTGTGAGTGaggtgtctgaggtggagaTCCCCAATGTGGGCAAGATCCTGGTGCTCTCTGAAGCAAACGGATACAATGAGGAG GTGATGCTTACCCCAGCCATGCAAGGCATTATACTTGCCATAGCCAAGGCCAGACAGGTCTTTGACAATGAAGGTCCTGAAGCAGGCCTCATCAAG GCATTTCATGAGGAGTACTCCAGGCTGTTCGAGCTTTCCCAGGAGGAGACCACTCCTCAACAGGACCCTCGGCTCCAGCATGTGCTGATTTACTTCTTCCAGAACAAAGCACCCAACCGCGTCATTGAGAGAACTCTGCTGGATCAGTTTGGTGATCGCAATCTGAGCTTTGATGACAG GTCTATCAGTATCATGAGAGAAGCCAGAGCCAAACTTCGTCTCATCAAACCAGAGGACATGGACATGGAGGAATATATG CAATGGCATGACGACTACAGCATGTTCAAGACTGTGTTTGCCTACCTGCTGACAGGTCTTGAGCAGTACCAGAATGGAAA AATTCGAGAGGCACTGATTTATCTTGCACATGCTTACCAAGACAACACAGCCCTAATTAAAAgtggagaaaagaaaggagTGGACCACAAGTTAATAGCACTTTACCGGAGAAAATGTCTAAAG GAGCTGAACAAGAATGCAGCCATGCTGTTTAAGAGTGGAGAAGAGAGTGATGTGGAGGAAGGAGTGAGTATCATGAATGACTACGTCATCCCCTGCATGCACCTCATAGTAAGAGACAACGTCAGCCACGAGGACATGGAAGTCATTGAGGCGATCAGAAACTGCTGGTGCTCATACCTCGAGCAGGATATGAATG AGTCTCTGCAGGAGAAGCTGAGTGAGTTCTTGCCCAGGGTTCTAGACTGCTCCGCTGAGAGAGTGGTGCTAAAGGAACCGCCCAAAGTGAGAAAGTCACCCCATGACCTTTGTAGCCGGCTAGCTGCCGTCATGGAGTCCATTCACAGCACTTCGATCGTCACTGTGAAATAA